From one Streptomyces spiramyceticus genomic stretch:
- a CDS encoding NYN domain-containing protein, with protein sequence MERVDRCVVLVDAGYLLGAAASLLAGEPARSRITVDHAALIQGLRERAEADTEQPLLRIYWFDGAPDRVPQPEHRRLRVMPRVTVRLGALTRSDGRWAQKGVDAAMHAELTELARNRACSDIVLVTGDGDLLPGLMSAKEHGVAVHLWAVQAADGDYNQSEDLVAEADERRVLDRAWITKAVRAKDLTGICAPPPAPRPEIAAILSAPLPESALAASAERAAQAQAHAQAHTQAHAQAHAEAEAAAARNGSSAGAPGDTPSVDGSGPGSAPAEAPASGDNGSAETHSGQGPKGVPTPKDLASLRGPGTQAAQHPSGTAATSGAGATLRWSSDKGWAERPGGSSPLGEPAETALLPTLAQLTSAEQRWADREEDITTVGGDPFEVGQVFARRWMERLPDPGHTQKLSTMYPRIPHRIDGELLRYAARFGLLAHKDDQIDEHDRYAIRAGFWREIDVRAAAEHVTAGE encoded by the coding sequence GTGGAACGCGTGGACCGCTGCGTCGTCCTGGTGGACGCCGGATATCTGCTGGGCGCCGCCGCGAGCCTGCTCGCCGGAGAACCGGCCCGTTCCCGCATCACCGTCGATCACGCAGCCCTGATCCAGGGCCTGCGAGAGCGGGCAGAAGCCGATACGGAACAACCGCTGCTCCGCATCTACTGGTTCGACGGCGCCCCCGACCGCGTGCCGCAGCCCGAGCACCGGCGGCTCAGGGTCATGCCGCGGGTGACGGTCCGGCTGGGCGCTCTGACCCGCAGCGACGGGCGCTGGGCGCAGAAGGGCGTCGACGCCGCGATGCATGCGGAGCTGACCGAACTGGCCAGAAATCGCGCCTGCTCCGACATCGTCCTGGTGACCGGGGACGGGGATCTGCTACCGGGACTGATGTCCGCCAAGGAGCACGGCGTAGCGGTGCACCTGTGGGCCGTGCAGGCCGCCGACGGCGACTACAACCAGTCCGAGGATCTGGTCGCCGAGGCCGACGAGCGCCGCGTCCTGGACCGGGCGTGGATCACCAAGGCAGTACGGGCGAAGGACCTCACCGGGATCTGCGCGCCGCCGCCGGCGCCGCGGCCGGAAATCGCCGCGATTCTGTCGGCCCCGCTGCCCGAGTCGGCGCTCGCCGCGTCGGCGGAGCGGGCGGCCCAGGCGCAGGCACACGCCCAGGCACACACGCAGGCTCACGCACAGGCGCACGCCGAAGCCGAGGCGGCGGCCGCGAGGAACGGGTCGTCGGCGGGCGCCCCGGGTGACACCCCTTCCGTAGACGGATCCGGCCCCGGCTCCGCCCCGGCCGAGGCCCCCGCCTCCGGCGACAACGGGTCCGCGGAGACGCACAGTGGGCAGGGCCCCAAAGGCGTACCCACCCCGAAGGACCTCGCGAGCCTGCGCGGCCCCGGCACGCAGGCGGCGCAGCATCCGAGCGGCACGGCGGCGACCAGCGGGGCCGGGGCGACGCTGCGCTGGTCCTCCGACAAGGGCTGGGCCGAACGCCCGGGCGGCAGCAGCCCGCTCGGCGAACCGGCCGAGACCGCCTTGCTGCCCACCCTGGCCCAGCTGACCAGTGCGGAGCAGCGCTGGGCCGACCGCGAGGAGGACATCACCACGGTTGGCGGTGACCCGTTCGAGGTCGGCCAGGTCTTCGCCCGGCGCTGGATGGAACGGCTGCCGGACCCGGGCCACACGCAGAAGCTCTCGACGATGTACCCGCGCATCCCGCACCGTATCGACGGCGAACTGCTCCGGTACGCCGCCCGGTTCGGGCTGCTGGCGCACAAGGACGATCAGATCGACGAGCACGACCGGTACGCGATCAGGGCGGGCTTCTGGCGCGAGATCGATGTGCGGGCAGCGGCGGAGCACGTGACGGCGGGGGAGTAG
- the dnaE gene encoding DNA polymerase III subunit alpha — MTKPPFTHLHVHTQYSLLDGAARLKDMFEACNEMGMSHIAMTDHGNLHGAYDFFHSAKKAGVTPIIGIEAYVAPESRRNKRRIQWGQPHQKRDDVSGSGGYTHKTIWAANKTGLHNLFRLSSDAYAEGWLTKWPRMDKETIAQWSEGLIASTGCPSGEVQTRLRLGQFDEAVQAASDYKDIFGEGKYFLELMDHGIEIERRVRDGLLEIGKKLSIPPLVTNDSHYTYANEATAHDALLCIQTGKNLSDPDRFRFDGTGYYLKSTDEMYAVDSSDAWQEGCRNTLLVAQQIDTTGMFEAKNLMPKFDIPDGFTEITWFQEEVRVGMNRRYPGGVPEDRQKQAEYEMDIIIQMGFPGYFLVVADFIMWAKNNGIAVGPGRGSAAGSIVAYAMGITDLDPIEHGLIFERFLNPERVSMPDVDIDFDERRRVEVIRYVTEKYGADKVAMIGTYGKIKAKNAIKDSARVLGYPYAMGDRLTKAMPADVLGKGIDLSGITDPKHPRYNEAGEIRAMYENEPDVKKVIDTAKGVEGLVRQMGVHAAGVIMSSEPIVDHAPIWVRHTDGVTITQWDYPQCESLGLLKMDFLGLRNLTIMDDAVKMVEANKGIKLEMLDLPLDDPKTYEMLCRGDTLGVFQFDGGPMRSLLRQMQPDNFEDISAVSALYRPGPMGMNSHTNYAERKNNRQEITPIHPELEEPLKEVLGLTYGLIVYQEQVQKAAQIVAGYSLGEADILRRVMGKKKPEELAKNFVLFQAGARKNGFSDQAIQALWDVLVPFAGYAFNKAHSSAYGLVTYWTAYLKANHPAEYMAALLTSVKDDKDKSAVYLNECRRMGIKVLPPNVNESQANFAAQGDDVILFGLTAVRNVGTNVVDSIIRCRKAKGKYLSFPDFLDKVEAVVCNKRTVESLIKAGAFDEMGHTRKGLVAHHEPMIDNVVAVKRKEAEGQFDLFGGMGEADDGSSEPGFGLDVEFSDIEWEKSYLLAQEREMLGLYVSDHPLFGIEHILSDKADAAISQLTGGEHSDGAIVTIGGIISGLQRKMTKQGNAWAIATVEDLAGSIECMFFPATYQLVSTQLVEDTVVFVKGRLDKREDIPRLVAMELMVPDVSSAGTNAPVVLTIPTVKVTPPMVTKLGEILNHHRGNTEVRIKLQGARKTTVLRLDRHRVQPDPALFGDLKVLLGPSCLAG; from the coding sequence GTGACCAAGCCGCCCTTCACGCACCTTCACGTTCACACCCAGTACTCCCTGCTGGACGGTGCTGCGCGGCTCAAGGACATGTTCGAGGCGTGCAACGAGATGGGCATGTCGCACATCGCGATGACCGACCACGGCAACCTGCACGGTGCCTACGACTTCTTCCATTCGGCGAAGAAGGCGGGGGTGACGCCGATCATCGGCATCGAGGCGTACGTCGCCCCGGAGTCGCGGCGCAACAAGCGGCGTATCCAGTGGGGCCAGCCGCACCAGAAGCGCGACGACGTGTCGGGTTCGGGTGGTTACACGCACAAGACGATCTGGGCGGCGAACAAGACCGGGCTGCACAATCTCTTCCGGCTGTCCTCCGACGCGTACGCCGAGGGCTGGCTGACGAAGTGGCCGCGCATGGACAAGGAGACCATCGCGCAGTGGTCGGAGGGGCTCATCGCGTCCACCGGCTGTCCGTCGGGCGAGGTGCAGACGCGGCTGCGGCTCGGTCAGTTCGACGAAGCGGTGCAGGCGGCCTCCGACTACAAGGACATCTTCGGCGAGGGCAAGTACTTCCTGGAGCTGATGGACCACGGCATCGAGATCGAGCGCCGCGTCCGTGACGGACTCCTGGAGATCGGCAAGAAGCTCAGCATCCCCCCGCTGGTCACCAACGACTCGCACTACACGTACGCCAACGAGGCGACCGCGCACGACGCGCTGCTGTGCATCCAGACCGGCAAGAACCTCTCGGACCCGGACCGCTTCCGCTTCGACGGCACCGGCTACTACCTGAAGTCGACCGACGAGATGTACGCCGTCGACTCCTCCGACGCCTGGCAGGAAGGCTGCCGCAACACCCTTCTGGTCGCGCAGCAGATCGACACCACCGGCATGTTCGAGGCGAAGAACCTCATGCCGAAGTTCGACATCCCGGACGGCTTCACGGAGATCACCTGGTTCCAGGAGGAAGTCCGGGTCGGCATGAACCGCCGCTACCCCGGCGGTGTCCCCGAGGACCGGCAGAAGCAGGCCGAGTACGAGATGGACATCATCATCCAGATGGGGTTCCCGGGGTACTTCCTGGTCGTCGCCGACTTCATCATGTGGGCCAAGAACAACGGCATCGCGGTCGGCCCCGGCCGAGGCTCCGCGGCCGGTTCGATCGTGGCGTACGCGATGGGCATCACCGACCTCGACCCGATCGAGCACGGACTGATCTTCGAGCGGTTCCTCAACCCCGAGCGTGTCTCCATGCCCGACGTCGACATCGACTTCGACGAGCGCAGGCGCGTGGAGGTGATCAGGTACGTCACGGAGAAGTACGGCGCCGACAAGGTCGCCATGATCGGCACGTACGGCAAGATCAAGGCCAAGAACGCGATCAAGGACTCGGCGCGCGTCCTCGGCTATCCGTACGCGATGGGCGACCGCCTCACCAAGGCCATGCCCGCCGACGTCCTCGGCAAGGGCATCGACCTCAGCGGCATCACCGACCCGAAGCACCCGCGCTACAACGAGGCGGGCGAGATCCGGGCGATGTACGAGAACGAGCCGGACGTGAAGAAGGTCATCGACACCGCGAAGGGCGTCGAGGGCCTGGTCCGGCAGATGGGTGTGCACGCGGCCGGCGTGATCATGTCCAGCGAGCCCATCGTCGACCACGCCCCGATCTGGGTGCGGCACACCGACGGCGTCACCATCACGCAGTGGGACTACCCCCAGTGCGAGTCGCTCGGCCTGCTGAAGATGGACTTCCTCGGCCTGCGCAACCTCACGATCATGGACGACGCCGTCAAGATGGTGGAGGCCAACAAGGGCATCAAGCTGGAGATGCTCGACCTCCCGCTCGACGACCCCAAGACGTACGAGATGCTCTGCCGCGGCGACACGCTCGGCGTGTTCCAGTTCGACGGCGGCCCGATGCGCTCGCTGCTCCGCCAGATGCAGCCCGACAACTTCGAGGACATTTCCGCCGTCTCGGCCCTCTACCGGCCGGGCCCGATGGGCATGAACTCGCACACCAACTACGCGGAGCGCAAGAACAACCGCCAGGAGATCACCCCGATCCACCCTGAGCTGGAGGAGCCGCTCAAGGAGGTCCTGGGTCTCACCTACGGCCTGATCGTGTACCAGGAGCAGGTGCAGAAGGCCGCCCAGATCGTCGCCGGGTACTCGCTCGGCGAGGCCGACATCCTCCGCCGCGTGATGGGCAAGAAGAAGCCCGAGGAGCTGGCGAAGAACTTCGTTCTCTTCCAGGCCGGTGCCCGCAAGAACGGCTTCAGCGACCAGGCCATTCAGGCGCTGTGGGACGTCCTGGTGCCCTTCGCCGGATACGCGTTCAACAAGGCGCACTCCTCGGCGTACGGACTCGTCACGTACTGGACGGCGTATCTCAAGGCGAACCACCCGGCCGAGTACATGGCCGCGCTGCTGACCTCGGTCAAGGACGACAAGGACAAGTCGGCCGTCTATCTGAACGAGTGCCGGCGCATGGGCATCAAGGTGCTGCCGCCCAATGTGAACGAGTCCCAGGCGAACTTCGCCGCCCAGGGCGACGACGTGATCCTCTTCGGTCTCACCGCCGTCCGCAACGTCGGTACGAACGTCGTCGACTCGATCATCCGGTGCCGCAAGGCGAAGGGGAAGTACCTCTCGTTCCCCGACTTCCTCGACAAGGTCGAGGCGGTCGTCTGCAACAAGCGCACGGTCGAGTCGCTGATCAAGGCCGGTGCCTTCGACGAGATGGGCCACACCCGCAAGGGCCTCGTCGCCCACCACGAGCCGATGATCGACAACGTGGTGGCGGTCAAGCGCAAGGAGGCCGAGGGCCAGTTCGACCTCTTCGGCGGGATGGGCGAGGCGGACGACGGTTCCTCCGAGCCGGGCTTCGGGCTGGACGTCGAGTTCTCCGACATCGAGTGGGAGAAGTCCTACCTGCTGGCGCAGGAACGGGAGATGCTCGGCCTGTACGTCTCCGACCACCCGCTCTTCGGCATCGAGCACATTCTGAGCGACAAGGCCGACGCCGCGATCTCGCAGCTCACCGGCGGCGAGCACTCCGACGGAGCGATCGTCACCATCGGCGGCATCATCTCCGGCCTCCAGCGCAAGATGACCAAGCAGGGCAACGCGTGGGCCATCGCCACCGTCGAGGACCTGGCCGGTTCCATCGAGTGCATGTTCTTCCCGGCGACGTATCAACTGGTGTCCACCCAGCTCGTCGAGGACACCGTGGTCTTCGTCAAGGGCCGCCTCGACAAGCGCGAGGACATTCCGCGGCTCGTCGCCATGGAGCTGATGGTCCCCGACGTGTCCTCGGCCGGGACGAACGCGCCCGTGGTCCTCACCATCCCGACGGTGAAGGTCACGCCGCCGATGGTGACCAAGCTCGGCGAGATCCTGAACCACCACCGGGGCAACACGGAGGTCCGGATCAAGCTCCAGGGGGCGCGCAAGACGACGGTGCTGCGGCTCGACCGGCACCGCGTTCAGCCGGACCCGGCGCTCTTCGGCGACCTGAAGGTGCTGCTCGGCCCGTCCTGCCTGGCGGGCTGA
- a CDS encoding DUF2252 domain-containing protein: MSVQQTAAAQRGEQILAVFGTAFGELLAADPAAFRVKFRKMAASAFAFYRGTACLFYADLEQDHAGWGGGNKHSGPYLDERTGRVWIHGDLHAENFGTYMDSQGRLIFNVNDFDEAYVGPFTWDLKRFAASVALIGYTKALGDEQITELVRTYAAAYRERIHALATGAKNDEVPPFTLDTAEGPLLGALRSARSLTRFGLLETMTEIREFERRFAPDGGAIDLDAATRYKVLAAFDGYLETLPESSLTRPDSYRVKDVVGRRGIGIGSAGLPSYNILLEGNSDALENDVVIYMKQAQTPAVSRHITDGAVHEYFQHEGHRTVISQRALQDHADPWLGWTELDGRGQLVAEVSPYAVDLDWSDIDDPDEIAAVVADLGRATATMHSAADDQSGHSLVPFSTERAIDAAIAADEDSFGDLLVDFAHSYGARARADHQIFVDLFRNGRIPGL, from the coding sequence ATGTCGGTCCAGCAGACAGCCGCTGCTCAGCGCGGCGAGCAGATTCTCGCCGTTTTCGGCACCGCGTTCGGAGAGCTCCTGGCGGCCGACCCGGCCGCCTTCCGGGTCAAGTTCCGCAAGATGGCCGCCTCGGCCTTCGCCTTCTACCGGGGCACGGCCTGCCTGTTCTACGCCGACCTGGAGCAGGACCACGCCGGATGGGGTGGCGGGAACAAACACAGCGGCCCGTACCTGGACGAGCGCACCGGCCGGGTCTGGATCCACGGCGATCTCCACGCCGAGAACTTCGGTACGTACATGGACTCCCAGGGCCGGCTGATCTTCAACGTCAACGACTTCGACGAGGCGTACGTCGGCCCCTTCACCTGGGACCTCAAGCGCTTCGCCGCCTCCGTCGCGCTCATCGGCTACACCAAGGCGCTCGGTGACGAACAGATCACCGAGCTGGTGCGGACGTACGCCGCCGCCTACCGCGAGCGCATCCACGCCCTGGCCACCGGCGCCAAGAATGACGAGGTCCCGCCCTTCACGCTGGACACGGCAGAGGGGCCGCTGCTCGGAGCGCTGCGCTCCGCGCGCTCGCTGACCCGCTTCGGTCTGCTGGAGACGATGACCGAGATCCGCGAGTTCGAGCGCCGCTTCGCGCCGGACGGCGGCGCCATCGATCTCGATGCCGCCACGCGCTACAAGGTGCTTGCGGCCTTCGACGGGTACCTGGAGACGCTGCCCGAGTCCAGCCTGACCCGCCCCGACTCGTACCGGGTGAAGGACGTCGTCGGGCGCCGCGGCATCGGGATCGGATCCGCGGGCCTGCCGTCGTACAACATCCTGCTCGAAGGCAACAGCGACGCCCTGGAGAACGACGTCGTGATCTACATGAAGCAGGCGCAGACCCCGGCCGTCTCCCGGCACATCACCGACGGCGCCGTCCACGAGTACTTCCAGCACGAGGGCCACCGCACGGTGATCTCCCAGCGTGCCCTCCAGGACCACGCCGACCCGTGGCTGGGCTGGACCGAGCTGGACGGCCGCGGGCAGCTGGTGGCGGAGGTCTCGCCGTACGCAGTGGACCTGGACTGGTCGGACATCGACGACCCGGACGAGATCGCGGCGGTCGTAGCCGACCTCGGCCGGGCCACCGCGACGATGCACTCGGCGGCGGACGACCAGAGCGGTCACTCGCTGGTGCCGTTCTCCACCGAGCGGGCGATCGACGCGGCGATCGCGGCCGACGAGGACAGCTTCGGCGACCTGCTCGTGGACTTCGCGCACTCCTACGGGGCGCGGGCGCGGGCCGACCACCAGATCTTTGTCGACTTGTTCCGCAATGGCCGGATTCCCGGGCTCTAG
- a CDS encoding DsbA family protein translates to MSARNNQANKAAARERLRIERERQAKRDRTRRQLIVAASIVGVLAIAGGVGYGVMQANKPSQWEAAKNEKQITAPANTTGKNGTTLVIGKKDAKKTLELYEDSRCPVCATFEQANGETIKKDVDAGKYKLRYVGAAFIDRTIPGEGSRNALSALGAALDVSPEAFLEYKGALYAQKNHPAEQDDKFAKDDYLLKVADEVDALKGNKEFQKDVQDGTFDAWALKMADTFQKSGVKGTPALKMDGKTLTGSGGEGSPPMTPEEFKTAIDKALKG, encoded by the coding sequence ATGAGTGCACGCAACAACCAGGCCAACAAGGCAGCGGCCCGCGAGCGGCTGCGCATCGAGCGCGAGCGCCAGGCCAAGAGGGACAGGACGCGCCGTCAGCTGATCGTCGCCGCGTCGATCGTCGGGGTCCTCGCGATCGCCGGCGGCGTCGGATACGGCGTCATGCAGGCGAACAAGCCCTCCCAGTGGGAGGCCGCCAAGAACGAGAAGCAGATCACCGCGCCGGCGAACACCACGGGCAAGAACGGCACGACTCTCGTCATCGGCAAGAAGGACGCCAAGAAGACGCTGGAGCTGTACGAGGACTCCCGCTGCCCGGTCTGCGCGACCTTCGAGCAGGCCAACGGCGAGACCATCAAGAAGGACGTCGACGCCGGCAAGTACAAGCTCCGGTACGTCGGCGCCGCCTTCATCGACCGGACCATCCCGGGCGAGGGCTCGCGGAACGCGCTGAGCGCGCTGGGAGCGGCGCTCGACGTCAGCCCCGAGGCGTTCCTGGAGTACAAGGGCGCGCTGTACGCCCAGAAGAACCACCCGGCGGAGCAGGACGACAAGTTCGCCAAGGACGACTACCTGCTCAAGGTGGCCGACGAGGTCGACGCCCTCAAGGGCAACAAGGAGTTCCAGAAGGACGTGCAGGACGGCACCTTCGACGCGTGGGCGCTGAAAATGGCGGACACCTTCCAGAAGAGCGGAGTGAAGGGCACTCCTGCGCTCAAGATGGACGGCAAGACGCTCACCGGTTCGGGCGGCGAGGGCAGCCCGCCGATGACTCCTGAGGAGTTCAAGACAGCCATCGACAAGGCCCTCAAGGGGTAG